TCTGCCGGGGCGCGCGCTCCGGTTTATTGGGTATATTTTCGGCTAGGTTGATGAAATTCTTTATGCTTTTGGACCGGATACGGGGAAAAAATTCAAATTTGCAGAAAAGAAGGAGTACACACTTAACTTATTGAATAGATAAAACTCTTCCCCACTTCTCCAGGAATTTCGCGAACCAGCCTCGGTAACAGGTAGCCAGGAAGCTGCGCATGCATGGATTGATATATCGTTTGAACCGCCTTGTCAGGCACCATGAAATGGGTTGCGCCCTGTACTTTGTCTAAAGCATGTAAATAGTAGGGTGCGATGTCAGCCGCTGCCAGGGCGTGACTCAACTGTACGAGCGATTCCGCATCGTCATTTACTCCTTTGAGCAGGACGCTTTGGTTTAAGAGACGAATGCCCGCCGATGTTAGTGCCGCCGCAGCCTCTTTTAACTTGGTGTCGATTTCTCGGTGATGGTTAATATGTAGAACCACTACTGGTTTCAGGCGAGTCCCCGTCAAAAGTCGAATCAATGTCTCGGTAATTCTGCAAGGAATAACGACTGGTAAGCGGGTATGCACGCGTAGATAGCGTAGATGGGGAATACTTGCCAGGTCTTCCAGTAGCGGAGCGAGTTTGCCGTCAGTGAGGCTGAGCGGATCGCCACCGCTGAGGATTACCTCGAAGATGCTCTCATCCTGGCGCAGGTAAGAAAGCGTGTTTTGCCATTGACTTCCTAGCGGGTTGTTATCGCGATAATCGAAAGACCGGCGGAAGCAATAACGGCAATGGACAGCACAAGCTGGCGTAAGAAGTAGTAATACTCTGCCCTTGTACTTGTGAAGCAGACCGTGTTGTCGATTTGCAGCAACATCACCAACGGGGTCGGCGCTAAAGTCCTTGGCTTCGATGAGTTCATCGCCAAGCGGCAGTATCTGTCTCAATAATGGGTCGTTGGCATCTCGTGGGTGTATGCGCTGCAGATAGGGTTCAGGAACCCGAAGTGGAAATAGTGCATGGGCTTTGTGTGCTGCCGGTAGCAAATACGCCGGAAGTTCAAGGCGCTGGAAGAGCGCTTCTGGCGTATTAACAGCATTTGCGAGAATATTCTGCCAATCAGAGGCGTGCCACGATGGCACAATTCGAGGTATCATAACGCGATTTTTTACCCGAGTGAGTGTAAACGCCCCAGAAGAGGTTGATATGGCGACATATAGTACAAGTGAATTCAAGTCCGGTCTAAAGTTATTAATCGATGGTGATCCTTGCGTCATCGTCGAAAATGAGTTTGTGAAGCCAGGCAAAGGTCAAGCCTTTAGTCGCGTGAGGATTCGTAACCTCAAGACAGGTCGTGTCGTCGATAAGACGTATAAGAGTGGCGAATCAGTTGAAGCGGCCGACGTCATGGATACCGATATGCAGTATCTCTACAACGATGGTGAGTTCTGGCATTTCATGCATAAAGAAACCTTCGAGCAGGTGGCGGCCGACGCGAATTCCGTTGGTGACGCAGCGAAGTGGCTCAAAGAGCAGGATACCTGTGTGGTCACGTTGTGGAACGGCACGCCGATTGTGGTGACGCCGCCGAATTTTGTGACCTTACAAATTACAGAAACAGATCCCGGTGTACGTGGTGATACGGCTAGCGGTGGTGGTAAGCCCGCAACCCTGGAAACCGGTGCTGTGGTACGCGTGCCACTCTTCATTGAAACCGGAGAGATCATCAAGGTGGATACTCGTAGCGGCGAATATCAGGGTCGCGCCAAAGAAGAGTAGTTCTGATTGTGGAAGAATTGTGGCGCCCGTCGGCGAATATCGAAATGTTGCGCCAACGGGCGCTTCTGCTTAGACAACTGCGTGAATTTTTTTACAGCAGAAATTATCTCGAAGTTGAAACACCGCTGCTTTCCCATGCCGTGAATCCCGACCCCAATATAGACAGTTTTGTCGTAAACGGGACGGACACCGGTCTTTTTTTACACACCTCGCCAGAGTTTCCCATGAAGCGATTGTTGGCCGCAGGTAGTGGATCGATTTTTCAAATCTGTAAAGTGTTTCGAAAAGGTGAATACGGGCAGCGTCACAATCCTGAATTTACTATGGTCGAATGGTATAGGCAGGGCTATACCTACCGACAGTTAATGGATGAAATTGATGAATTGTTGCAGCAAATATGCAACTTTAAAACGTCGAAAAAGTTAACATATGTACAGCTTTTTAAGACCTATACAGGACTTGATATCTTTCATTCTAGCGTCGTTGAAATGCGACTTTTGCTCGAAAATAAAGGGTGTTTTTTTAGTGACAATATCGATAACGATATCGATACATGGCGAGACCTGGTCATGACGCATCTAATTGAGCCACAGATTGGTTTTGAGCAACCCATGTTTGTTTACGACTATCCCGCGACACAATCGGCATTGGCAATTATTTCACCGAACGATGCAAACCTTGCGCAGCGATTTGAGCTGTACATAAAAGGCAAGGAAATAGCGAATGGTTATCAGGAGTTACTCGATGCTGATGAGCAACAACGACGCTTTCAGGCACAGCTAGACATACGCCAAAAACGGGGGGAAAGTGGCTTGCCCCTGGATCAGAATCTGGTCGAAGCATTGGCAGCAAGTGAGATTGCAGCTACATCCGGTGTCGCGCTGGGACTGGATCGCTTAATGATGGTATTGCACGACATTGAGACTATGCCGGAAGTTGTCTCCTTTGATTTTGTGCGTGCCTGATGTAAATCTGTGCTATATCGCAAT
This DNA window, taken from Gammaproteobacteria bacterium, encodes the following:
- the epmB gene encoding EF-P beta-lysylation protein EpmB; the protein is MIPRIVPSWHASDWQNILANAVNTPEALFQRLELPAYLLPAAHKAHALFPLRVPEPYLQRIHPRDANDPLLRQILPLGDELIEAKDFSADPVGDVAANRQHGLLHKYKGRVLLLLTPACAVHCRYCFRRSFDYRDNNPLGSQWQNTLSYLRQDESIFEVILSGGDPLSLTDGKLAPLLEDLASIPHLRYLRVHTRLPVVIPCRITETLIRLLTGTRLKPVVVLHINHHREIDTKLKEAAAALTSAGIRLLNQSVLLKGVNDDAESLVQLSHALAAADIAPYYLHALDKVQGATHFMVPDKAVQTIYQSMHAQLPGYLLPRLVREIPGEVGKSFIYSIS
- the efp gene encoding elongation factor P gives rise to the protein MATYSTSEFKSGLKLLIDGDPCVIVENEFVKPGKGQAFSRVRIRNLKTGRVVDKTYKSGESVEAADVMDTDMQYLYNDGEFWHFMHKETFEQVAADANSVGDAAKWLKEQDTCVVTLWNGTPIVVTPPNFVTLQITETDPGVRGDTASGGGKPATLETGAVVRVPLFIETGEIIKVDTRSGEYQGRAKEE
- the epmA gene encoding EF-P lysine aminoacylase EpmA → MEELWRPSANIEMLRQRALLLRQLREFFYSRNYLEVETPLLSHAVNPDPNIDSFVVNGTDTGLFLHTSPEFPMKRLLAAGSGSIFQICKVFRKGEYGQRHNPEFTMVEWYRQGYTYRQLMDEIDELLQQICNFKTSKKLTYVQLFKTYTGLDIFHSSVVEMRLLLENKGCFFSDNIDNDIDTWRDLVMTHLIEPQIGFEQPMFVYDYPATQSALAIISPNDANLAQRFELYIKGKEIANGYQELLDADEQQRRFQAQLDIRQKRGESGLPLDQNLVEALAASEIAATSGVALGLDRLMMVLHDIETMPEVVSFDFVRA